A section of the Parasteatoda tepidariorum isolate YZ-2023 chromosome 6, CAS_Ptep_4.0, whole genome shotgun sequence genome encodes:
- the LOC107446185 gene encoding UDP-N-acetylhexosamine pyrophosphorylase isoform X1 — MSTSCRKMPSADVDDLQKQLAAYGQDHLLKFWSKLSSDQKSELVDDIQSVDFSDLATIFKETVTNRENNNQKLDQFLEPIPEELHEAVSRSSPKQLEHYRDIGLREISEGRVAALLLAGGQGTRLGVAYPKGMYNVGLPSQKTLYQLQGERLLKLEELAEKLTGKRGTIPWYIMTSEHTMDPTIEFFSRHNYFGLQKDSVVVFEQFMLPCLTLDGKIILDTPYRIAKAPDGNGGLFRALRERGILEDMRKKGIQYVHVYCVDNILVKMADPVFIGYCISKDANCAAKVVEKVIPTEAVGVVCRVGGKFQVVEYSEISLATAEKRNQNGRLMFNAGNICNHFFTVDFLHQIGKGDKKLKHHIAQKKIPFAGDDGKTVKPIKPNGMKLEKFVFDVFEFSDKFVAWEVNRDEEFSPLKNSDDSAKDTPTTARCSLYALHRQYIKRAGGRFEDDKCDSFVSVDLRTADEEKKDTSEEKSEVGICEISPLVSYAGEDLEELVAGKTFSYPVVLSAPDEQLPVSDTNGNSSD, encoded by the exons GACTTCTTGCAGAAAGATGCCGTCAGCGGATGTTGACGACCTCCAGAAGCAGCTGGCTGCTTATGGCCAAGATCACCTCTTGAAATTCTGGTCTAAATTGAGCAGTGATCAAAAATCTGAACTGGTCGACGATATCCAGTCTGTAGATTTCAGTGATTTAGCCACCATCTTCAAAGAAACAGTCACAAACCGGGAAAACAACAATCAGAAACTCGATCAGTTCCTGGAGCCTATACCCGAAGAATTACACGAGGCAGTCTCACGATCTTCACCCAAACAATTAGAGCACTATCGGGATATAG GACTACGAGAGATATCGGAAGGCCGAGTGGCCGCTCTTTTGTTGGCCGGCGGACAAGGTACAAGGCTGGGTGTTGCCTACCCTAAAGGCATGTACAATGTGGGATTACCTTCACAAAAGACGCTGTATCAGCTCCAAGGTGAGAGGTTGCTCAAGTTAGAAGAGTTAGCCGAAAAACTCACTGGAAAAAGAGGCACCATAccttg GTACATTATGACGAGTGAGCATACTATGGACCCGACAATTGAGTTCTTTTCTCGACACAATTATTTTGGTCTGCAAAAAGATAGTGTGGTTGTGTTTGAGCAATTTATGTTACCATGCCTTACTCTAGATGGAAAGATCATCCTCGACACTCCCTATAGAATAGCAAAGGCTCCAG ATGGCAATGGGGGTTTGTTTCGTGCTCTACGTGAGCGTGGCATTTTGGAAGACATGAGGAAAAAAGGTATCCAATATGTTCATGTTTACTGTGTAGACAACATTCTTGTAAAGATGGCAGATCCTGTTTTTATTGGCTACTGCATAAGCAAGGATGCTAATTGTGCTGCTAAA GTGGTGGAAAAAGTCATTCCCACAGAGGCTGTTGGAGTTGTTTGCAGAGTAGGGGGAAAATTCCAAGTGGTTGAGTACAGTGAGATTTCCTTGGCAACGGCAGAGAAGAGAAACCAAAATGGAAGGCTTATGTTCAATGCTGGAAATATCTGCAATCACTTTTTCACTGTTGATTTTCTACATCAAATTGGAAA gGGTGATAAAAAACTCAAACATCATATAGCACAGAAGAAAATTCCTTTTGCTGGTGATGATGGAAAAACAGTGAAACCGATCAAACCCAATGGGATGAAAttggagaaatttgtttttgatgtatTTGAATTTTCAGA tAAATTTGTTGCATGGGAAGTGAATCGGGATGAAGAATTCTCCCCTCTGAAAAATTCTGATGATAGTGCGAAGGATACGCCCACCACCGCTAGATGTTCTCTTTATGCATTACATAGACAATACATCAAAAGAGCTGGAGGACGATTTGAGGATGACAAATGTGATAGTTTTGTTTCCGT tgatCTTAGAACAGctgatgaggaaaaaaaaga TACATCAGAAGAAAAGAGTGAAGTTGGAATCTGTGAAATTTCTCCTTTGGTGTCCTATGCTGGAGAG GATCTTGAAGAACTTGTTGCTGGTAAAACCTTCTCGTATCCTGTAGTTTTGAGTGCACCTGATGAGCAACTACCCGTTTCAGATACCAACGGCAACAGCAGTGATTGA
- the LOC107446185 gene encoding UDP-N-acetylhexosamine pyrophosphorylase isoform X2, whose translation MPSADVDDLQKQLAAYGQDHLLKFWSKLSSDQKSELVDDIQSVDFSDLATIFKETVTNRENNNQKLDQFLEPIPEELHEAVSRSSPKQLEHYRDIGLREISEGRVAALLLAGGQGTRLGVAYPKGMYNVGLPSQKTLYQLQGERLLKLEELAEKLTGKRGTIPWYIMTSEHTMDPTIEFFSRHNYFGLQKDSVVVFEQFMLPCLTLDGKIILDTPYRIAKAPDGNGGLFRALRERGILEDMRKKGIQYVHVYCVDNILVKMADPVFIGYCISKDANCAAKVVEKVIPTEAVGVVCRVGGKFQVVEYSEISLATAEKRNQNGRLMFNAGNICNHFFTVDFLHQIGKGDKKLKHHIAQKKIPFAGDDGKTVKPIKPNGMKLEKFVFDVFEFSDKFVAWEVNRDEEFSPLKNSDDSAKDTPTTARCSLYALHRQYIKRAGGRFEDDKCDSFVSVDLRTADEEKKDTSEEKSEVGICEISPLVSYAGEDLEELVAGKTFSYPVVLSAPDEQLPVSDTNGNSSD comes from the exons ATGCCGTCAGCGGATGTTGACGACCTCCAGAAGCAGCTGGCTGCTTATGGCCAAGATCACCTCTTGAAATTCTGGTCTAAATTGAGCAGTGATCAAAAATCTGAACTGGTCGACGATATCCAGTCTGTAGATTTCAGTGATTTAGCCACCATCTTCAAAGAAACAGTCACAAACCGGGAAAACAACAATCAGAAACTCGATCAGTTCCTGGAGCCTATACCCGAAGAATTACACGAGGCAGTCTCACGATCTTCACCCAAACAATTAGAGCACTATCGGGATATAG GACTACGAGAGATATCGGAAGGCCGAGTGGCCGCTCTTTTGTTGGCCGGCGGACAAGGTACAAGGCTGGGTGTTGCCTACCCTAAAGGCATGTACAATGTGGGATTACCTTCACAAAAGACGCTGTATCAGCTCCAAGGTGAGAGGTTGCTCAAGTTAGAAGAGTTAGCCGAAAAACTCACTGGAAAAAGAGGCACCATAccttg GTACATTATGACGAGTGAGCATACTATGGACCCGACAATTGAGTTCTTTTCTCGACACAATTATTTTGGTCTGCAAAAAGATAGTGTGGTTGTGTTTGAGCAATTTATGTTACCATGCCTTACTCTAGATGGAAAGATCATCCTCGACACTCCCTATAGAATAGCAAAGGCTCCAG ATGGCAATGGGGGTTTGTTTCGTGCTCTACGTGAGCGTGGCATTTTGGAAGACATGAGGAAAAAAGGTATCCAATATGTTCATGTTTACTGTGTAGACAACATTCTTGTAAAGATGGCAGATCCTGTTTTTATTGGCTACTGCATAAGCAAGGATGCTAATTGTGCTGCTAAA GTGGTGGAAAAAGTCATTCCCACAGAGGCTGTTGGAGTTGTTTGCAGAGTAGGGGGAAAATTCCAAGTGGTTGAGTACAGTGAGATTTCCTTGGCAACGGCAGAGAAGAGAAACCAAAATGGAAGGCTTATGTTCAATGCTGGAAATATCTGCAATCACTTTTTCACTGTTGATTTTCTACATCAAATTGGAAA gGGTGATAAAAAACTCAAACATCATATAGCACAGAAGAAAATTCCTTTTGCTGGTGATGATGGAAAAACAGTGAAACCGATCAAACCCAATGGGATGAAAttggagaaatttgtttttgatgtatTTGAATTTTCAGA tAAATTTGTTGCATGGGAAGTGAATCGGGATGAAGAATTCTCCCCTCTGAAAAATTCTGATGATAGTGCGAAGGATACGCCCACCACCGCTAGATGTTCTCTTTATGCATTACATAGACAATACATCAAAAGAGCTGGAGGACGATTTGAGGATGACAAATGTGATAGTTTTGTTTCCGT tgatCTTAGAACAGctgatgaggaaaaaaaaga TACATCAGAAGAAAAGAGTGAAGTTGGAATCTGTGAAATTTCTCCTTTGGTGTCCTATGCTGGAGAG GATCTTGAAGAACTTGTTGCTGGTAAAACCTTCTCGTATCCTGTAGTTTTGAGTGCACCTGATGAGCAACTACCCGTTTCAGATACCAACGGCAACAGCAGTGATTGA